AGTTGCCGGTTGTGACCGAGAACTATTCAAACCAGACGCTGTGCACAGAGTGTATGCTTTTTCTCACGGCTATCCACGACTGATTAATATCATTTGCGATCATGCTCTGCTGACCGGTTATTCAGGCGGCAAAAAAATGATCGACGCAGGCGTCATCAAAGAGTGTGAAAAAGAACTTAAGATTCCCATCGAACAAAAAAACCGCAACGATAAAGAACCGGAATTTTTTGAACCCAGAGAAGAAAATCCGATTAAAGAACTTCAAAACCAACCCACGGGTAAGCGTATCGGGTACTTCGCAGCCATTATTTTGCTACTGGTGGCGACCGGATACTTTTTTTTCACGCTGCAATCTAAAGATGAACCCCGTTGGAGAATGGAGGAAATTGCCCCCCAATCCTATGAATCTCCAACTTTAAAAGCCAAAGAGTCCTTCGTTCCGGGTGTGGTCAAAGAAGATGCTGGCACCAAAGAACTGCCGGAAGTTAAGCGATTCGATGAGCAGGTTATAGAAGACAAAAAGATCGAACCGCCGAAACAATCCAAAACTGAGGATCAAACAGCAGAAGTCACTACCGTACCAAAGGTGACACCGTTTCCGGATCGCAAAATTGTTATCTATTTCAAACACAACTCCAATGATCTGCCGGATCAAGCTTATGAGATGCTTGACCGCATTGCCGGCTTCATGGTCAACAATCCGGATACCCGCATCAACATCAGCGGATATACGGATTCATCCGGTGCCTATAGCTATAACGTAAGTGTATCCCAGTTCAGGGCCAATATGGTCAAAGGATATCTGGTGGGCAAAGGAGTTGATCCGCTCAAAATTGAAGCGCTTGGGCTGGGGCCCAAAAATCCAATTGCCAGCAATGATACCGAAAAGGGTCGCCAGACAAACCGGCGGGTGGAAATTGAGCTGAAGATCGATAACCCCTGAAGACCTCACGCAAAGCCGCAAAGACGCAACGTTTCATTTCATGGTGTTATTTTTCCAACTAGGATTGCCATTTTGGTACGAGCAATTTTGACTTCAACAGCTAAATGCCAAAATGAAATTTGTTTTGCAACAGTCTCAATGTTGTAGCATTCACCGCTAGCGTTTTGATCTCATCGGCAGAGACCCAGCGAACATCGACAGCATCATCACCTGCGGTCGGGTTTCCCGACAAATA
This genomic stretch from Desulfobacterales bacterium harbors:
- a CDS encoding OmpA family protein, which encodes MYQSFYNLKIKPFQITTDPKFLWLGEKHKEALATLKYGILENKGFLLLTGDVGTGKTVLIHGLMKLINVSAIVAAIPDPGLSSIDFFNFLSEEFKMNRRFDSKGAFLIHLKHFLYNASSADKKVLLIIDESQRLNHELIEQIRLLSNIEMDNRKLINIFFVGQSEFNKILNEERHKAVRQRITVSYHIDPLTETETRQYINHRLKVAGCDRELFKPDAVHRVYAFSHGYPRLINIICDHALLTGYSGGKKMIDAGVIKECEKELKIPIEQKNRNDKEPEFFEPREENPIKELQNQPTGKRIGYFAAIILLLVATGYFFFTLQSKDEPRWRMEEIAPQSYESPTLKAKESFVPGVVKEDAGTKELPEVKRFDEQVIEDKKIEPPKQSKTEDQTAEVTTVPKVTPFPDRKIVIYFKHNSNDLPDQAYEMLDRIAGFMVNNPDTRINISGYTDSSGAYSYNVSVSQFRANMVKGYLVGKGVDPLKIEALGLGPKNPIASNDTEKGRQTNRRVEIELKIDNP